The following nucleotide sequence is from Pseudomonas sessilinigenes.
CGGGTCTGTTCAAGGGGGTGTCCGTGCGCACCGAGTCCCTGGAGGCGCTGGTGGCGGGCGGTATTGCCTTCGCCACGCCGGACAATCCGCAAATGGGCGAACAGGCCAGGCCAGGGCAGACCTTTGCCCTGTTCGATGCCGTCAATGATGAATGGCTGGAATGGGCACCGAAGATCGCGCTCAAGGAAGCCTCGCGGTGATCAAGCTGTTTTCAAGCCAATGTAAAAGGAGTCACGCCATGTCCAGGCGCCTGTTGTGTACCGCACTGTTCACCGCCGGCCTGTGTTTCGCCGCACAGGCACAGGAGCCTTTGCCTTCGGTCCAGGAGGTAATGAGCGAGAACAAGGAGAAGATCAAGAACCAGATCGAAGCCCTCAATTACAAGCGCAAGCGCATGGTGGAGGCAAACATGGAACTCGATAGCGAACAGGCCGAGGCCTTCTGGCCGATCTACACACGCTATCGCAATGAAATGGACGGGCTGAACAAGGACTCGTTCCAGCTGCTGGTGGAGTATGCGCGGGCCTACGGCTCCGGGGCGGTGAGCAATGAGGAGGCGGCAGGAATGATCAAGACCTACAAGGCCCTGCACGAGAAGCAGCAGAAGGTCCTGTATCGCTACATTGATGAAGTCGCACAGCAGATGTCGCCAAAGATCGCCATGCGTTTCCTGCAGATCGAGGCGCAACTGGATGCTGCAGAAGTACTGCAGACCGGGCAGCAAGTACCGCTGCTCAAATAAATGACAAACCATGGCCGGCTGGGGCGACCCCGCCGGCCATTTTCATTCCGGCAGGTTGCTGGCGGCCGAGGCGACGCTGCCGTGGAGGAATATCTGCACCAGGGTGCTGGCCGACCTGGAACTGGCTGCGCGCCCGCGGCGTTCGGCGTCGACCATGCCGTAGACCAGATTGATGAACAGCTCGGTAAAGGCGGCGGCGCTGATGTCGATGCGGAACACTCCCAGGTGCTGCCCCCGCAGGAAAAATGCATCCAGGTCCTTGGCATAGGACTCTTCGTTTTCCAGGGGGGGAGTCTTCGGGCGGTTCTCGAATAGCAGCAAGGCCAGCATGTCACGGTGGGTGAGATGCTCCTTGATCAGGTACTGCAGGGCGTGCAATGGCTCGGCGCTGTGCAGCTCGGCGGTGCGGGTGATCTGTGCCAACACGCCCTTGGCGTGCGCCTCGAGCTGGTACTCCAGGTTCGCTCGAGTGCCGTAGTGGCGGTTCAGCGTCGCCTTGCTGACGCCGGCCAGCACGGCAAGATCCTTCATGGTCGCACGGGGGTGGTTGACTATCGCGGTGGTCAGCAACTTGAGAAGGCGTTCATCATCAGGGGCCATGGGATCATTCATTTCCAGACAGATCGGGAAGGGCTTTAACAGAAAATTACTTTTGCTTGCATCCGAGCATTGTAATTCACAATTGAGCCTTTGTTGATTCATTTGAGTCTAGATGGATGTTTCCTGTGACAAGCGCTCCTGGCGTGATGGTGCTATCTGCTTGCCGGCGAGGAGTCAGCGAAGGGCAGGGCCGCCCTTCGCTGCACGGGGCGCGGTTCAGATTCGCTCGAAGACCACGGCGATGCCCTGGCCACCACCGATGCACATGGTGACCAGGCCGTAACGTCCCTGGATGCGCTGCAGCTCATAGATGCATTTCACCGCCAGGATGGTACCGCTGGCGCCCAGGGGATGGCCCAGGGCAATGGCGCCGCCATTGGGGTTGGTGCGCGCAGGGTCCAACCCCAGGCCCTGGCAAACGCCCAGTGCCTGTGCGGCGAAGGCCTCGTTGGACTCGATCACATCGAAGCTGTCCAGGCTCAACCCGGTGCGCTGCAGCACTTGCCGCACCGCCGGGATCGGGCCGGTCCCCATCACGGCAGGATCGACGCCGGAAACGGCATAGCCGAGCATCCGCGCCAGGGGTTGGACATCGTGGCGTTGGGCTGCGGCGGCGGTCATCAGCACACAGGCGGCCGCACCGTCATTGATGCCCGAGGAGTTGCCGGCAGTCACCGAGCCTTCCTTGCGAAACGCCGGGCGCAATGCGGCCAGGGACTCCAGGCTGGCGTCGGTTTTCGGGTGCTCATCGGTATCGAACACCACCGTACCTTTGCGCGAGCTGATGTGTACCGGCACGATCTGCGAGCGGAAGTGCCCGGCGGCGATGGCGGCGTTGGCCTTGCGCTGGCTTTGCAGGGCAAATGCATCTTGCTGCTGGCGGGTGATGTCATACAGGCCTGCGACGTTTTCCGCCGTGACGCCCATGGAGCCTGCGCCGAAGGGGTCGGTGAGCGCGCCGGTCATCATGTCGATCAGTTGGCTATCGCCCATGCGCGCGCCCCAACGCGCGGCTGGCAATGCATAAAGCGAGCGGCTCATGGTCTCGACCCCACCGCCGATGGCAATCTCGCATTCACCCAGGCGAATGGCGTTGGCCGCCGTCACGATGGCCTGCAGCCCGGACCCACACAGGCGGTTGAGGGTCAGAGCGGTCGAAGCCTGGTCCATGCCCGCTTGCAGGCCGGCAACGCGTGACACATACATGTCCCGTGGCTCGGTATGCAGCACGTTGCCCAACACGATTTGCCCCACCTGTGCCGGCGACACCCCGGCACGAGCGATGGCTTCCTTGACCACCAGGGTGGCCAGGTCACAAGCGGACTGATCACGCAAGGCGCCACCAAAACTGCCGATGGCCGTTCTTGCCGCACCTGCTACCACGATTTCCTGAGTCTCTTGAGGCATAGCGCTATCCAATCGTTGAGAAGAACCGCAATCGCGCCACTCTAGGCAGGCTGCCTGACCCTGTATATTGTCTATAAAGACAATTTCTATGCGAGATCGGACACTCCATGCCTTGTGCTGCAATCCTGGCCTTCGATGGCTGCTACGCATCCAGTGCCACCGGCTTCGCAGACATCCTGCAGGTTGCCAACTCGCACCTGCAGCGTCAGGGGAGCAGCGCGCACGGCTATCAGTGGCGCTTCGTGTCGCTGTGCGGAGGCTTGGTCACCACCAGTAATGGCCTGGCTATCCAGACACAGAAGATCAAGCCCAGGGAACGCTTCGACCTGGTGTTCATTCCCAGCATCCACTACGCCGGGAGCCGCGCATTCGACCAGCTTCTGGAACGTGAGCGCGCAGCCTGCACCTGGCTCGTGCAACAGTGGCAAGCCGGTGCCTGGATCGCCGCGAACTGCACCGGAACCTTCCTGCTCGCCCAAAGCCAGTTGCTGGACCTGCGCATGGCCACTACCACCTGGTGGCTGGAGCGCCAGTTCCGCGAGCGCTTCCCGCGGGTGGACCTGCAACTGCGACCGATCCTCACCGAAGCCGACCGACTGGTGTGCGCGGGCGCCCAGGCTTCCTACCTGTTGCAGGCCATCCGGATGATCGAACGTTTCTCCGGTCGGGCGATCAGCACGCAAACGGCCAGGACCATGCTGATCGATGTCAGCCAGAACACCCAGACCGCTTTTTTGCCACTGCTGGTGGAGCGCGAGCATGGCGATTCGCTGGTCAGCCAGGCGCAGCATTGGCTGCAAGGCAACATGCAGCATGAAATCCGCATGACGCAGCTGGCCAAGGCCTTGTGCGTGAGTGAAAAGACCCTGGTCCGGCGTTTCAAGTCAGCATTGGAGATGACACCGCTGAATTATCTGCAAAACCTCAGGCTCGATGCGGCCCGGGCGCTTCTGGAACTGGGGGATCAGAACATCGACCAGATCGCCATCCAGGTGGGTTACCTAGATGTCAGTTCATTCTCGCGCCTGTTCCGTGAGCGCATGGGCATCAGCCCGGGAAGCTATCGCAGTCGCTTCGCCATGGGCGCTTGATCAACATTACCGCCGGTCATAAAAGTCTGAATTTTTTATATAGCCAGCAATTAAGTAAGTCTCGGGTGAAATTCTCAGCGGTGGCGGCTTTGATGCCTTTCGCTTTAATGATGCCTGCCTGAATTTTCAAAATAATATATGGAGCGTCATCGTTCGATGGAATTGAAATATAGGCAATCTTGAAAAGGTATAAGTTGAACTTTCTGGATTCTACGAAGCCTTGTATTGCATGGGTTCTCTGCTAGCGTTTGGCTCGCCTTGAAGGTCTCTTTCTAGCGGTCTCCAGAGTGAGTAGGTGTTCTTTCGTGGGATATCCCAGGCACTTGCACGTGCTCGTAATTCCTTGCTGGAGACAAGGAGGACTACTAGGCCCGACTAATGATATGGATGTTTGGCGAGGTACTTCATGGAAGATAACAAGTGCTCTACAGTTGGTCCGGACAACACGGTAAATCATGAGCCAATTGCAATCATTGGCATGAGTTGTCGACTTGCCCCGCAACTTTCCAGTCTCGAGCACTATTGGGAGTTCCTGGTACAGGAACGATGTGCGGTGCGTGAGATTCCCAATGGCCGCTGGGACGACTATGAATCGAGCAGTCCGCAAGTGGCGGCAACCTTGAGAAAAGCCACGCGTCTGGGCTGTTTCATGGAGCACATCGATCGTTTCGACCCCGAGTTCTTTGGTATTTCCCCCCGTGAGGCCGAGTCCCTGGACCCACAGCAGCGGATGATTCTGGAACTCACCTGGGAGGCGCTTGAACACTCAGGCATCCGTCCGAGCACGATCAGGGGGAGCGAAACCGGAGTGTTCGCCGCAGGGAATTCTTTCGACTACGGCCATCGGATGTTCTCCGATCTGTGTCATATCGAGCCCTGGGCCCTCAATGGCGGGATGCTCTTTGGTATTGCCAACCGTGTTTCCTACCTATTCGATCTGCACGGTCCCAGCTTGGTGGTAGATACCGCCTGCGCCGGATCGTTGACCGCTGTTCACCTGGCTTGTCAGAGTCTATTGGACCAGTCCACGCCCCTGGCCGTGGTCGCCGGGATTAACCTGATGTCCTTTCCCGGCATGACCCTGGCATTGGACGCAATGGGGGCGACGGCTGCAGACGGCCATTGCAAATCCTTCGATAACGCCGCCAATGGCTATGGGCGTGGAGAAGGGGCCGGGGTGTTGATTCTCAAGCGATACAGCGATGCTGTGCGCGATCAGGACCGGGTATTGGCGCTCATTCGCGGCTCCGGTGTCTTCCAGGACGGGCGCACTGCCGGGATGATGGCGCCCAATGGCGAGGCTCAGGAACTGATGCTCCGCCAAGTCTATCGACAGGCCGGTATCGCTTGCGAGTCGGTCCAGTATGTCGAGGCCCATGGCACTGGTACCCGCTTGGGTGACAAAGCCGAACTGACGGCCATTGCCCGGGTCTTCGGTGCTGGCCGCCGTCCGGAAAACCGCTGCCTGGTCGGCTCGGTCAAGCCGAATATCGGTCATCTGGAAGCGGGGGCTGGCATGGCTGGCCTGATCAAGACCGTGCTAGCACTGGACCATGGCCAGATACCCCGGAGCCTGTACGACACTTTGACCGGTGAAATCGACTGGGAAGATTCAGGGCTCCAGATCGTCTCCCGGTTGCAGGACTGGCCTGTGAGCCAGGGCCCTAGGAGGGCCGGTGTCTCTTGCTTCGGGGTGGGGGGCACGATTGCTCACGTAATTGTCGAAGCGCCACCGACAGCGAGCCAAGCCTCATCCACGGCCGTTTGCCCCGGGGACCTGCTGTTCCCGCTGTCTGGCCATTCCCAGGAGAGCCTCAAGCACAATGCAGCGCGTCTTGCAGATTGGCTGCAAGCACACCCCGAGGTAGCCCTCGAGGATGTGGGGTATAGCCTCAGCCGGCGGCGGGACCATCTGCAGCATCGAGGCACTGTCGTTGCTGCCACGCGCCCTGAACTGATCGAGACCCTGCGCGCTGCTGCACAGGGCTCGGACTCCGAGCGATGGTACCCGGGCCCGGGAAACCAGGCCGAGGGGCTGGGCCCGGTGTTTGTCTTCTCAGGCCATGGTGCCCAGTGGAATGGCATGTGCAGGGAGCTTTTGGAGAGTGAGCCGATATTTGCCGCGGAGCTCGATGCATTGGCCGCGATCTTTATCGACGAGCTGGGTTATTCGCCTCGGCAAGCCCTGGAACAGGGAGACTTCAGCTCGATCGAACGTACCCAGGCCATGACCTTTGCGATACAGGTGGCATTGGCGGCGCTGTGGCGGAGCAAGGGAGTCGAACCCCAGGCGGTGATTGGATACTCCATCGGAGAGATAGCAGCGTCTGTGGTGGCCGGTGCTCTGGACAAGCAATCGGCAGCACGTTTTGCCTGTCGTCGGGCAGCCATCTACCAGCGCTTGTCCGGCCAGGGCGCGATGTTGCTGGTGGACTTGCCGTTTGCACAAGCCAAGGAGCGCCTGGCGGCATCCGTGAAGGTTGTGGCAGCGATTGCTGCCAGCCCTTCTTCCACGGTGATTTCCGGCGATGCCATGGAAGTCGAGCGCATTGCCGGCGAATGGGCCGAGGCCGGCATCGTGCCGCGTCGGGTGGCAACCGATGTAGCATTTCATAGCCCGCATATCGATCGGGTCGTTGCGGACATCCGCCAGGCGGCCAGTGAACTGCGTTGCCAGCCCCCACGTTTGCCAATGTACAACTCGACGTTGCTCGACTCGCGTGCCGAGGCGGTGCGCGACGCAGCTTTCTGGGCGGCGAATTCGCGCGACCCGGTCTTGTTCGAACAGGCGGTGACGGCAGCACTGGAGGATGGCTACACGCGTTTTCTCGAGGTGTCGAGCAAACCCATCGTCTCCCACTCGCTCAGGGAGACGGCTGACTTGCGAGGCGACGAAGAGGTACTGATCTGTCCAACCCTGAGGGAAGGCCGTGCGGAGCGGCGGGAAATCCTCGGCAGCCTGGCTCGGCTGCATGGCCAGGGGACCAGCGTAGCTTGGGAGCGGCAGTACCCGCAGGGTGTGCTGCTCGATGTACCGGGCATGGGCTGGAATCACCGCCGGTACTGGACTCGTGCCCAGCCGGTGCGTAGCAGCATCGGCAAAGGACACGATGCGTTGCAACATTCGCTGTTGGGTAGTCATGAGCGGATACACAGCGCACCGGTGAGCGATGTCTGGCGTACACGACTGGACTTCGATTCGCGTCCGTACCCCGGTAGCCACCCCATCTGTGACGTGGAGATTCTGCCTGCCGCCGTTCTCCTGAATACCTTCATGCAAGCCGGCGTCGTCAATGCGTGCCTGCCTTCATTGAACAACGTGGTCTTGCGTACCCCGGTGGCAGTGGAAGGCTCGCGGGATGTCCAGATCGTCAGGCAAGGCAAGGAGATCAGGCTGTCGAGCCGGCTGGATGACGGCTCTGCACCGACCCAGCAGGAGCGCGAGCTGGATTGGGTGACCCACACCACAGCGACCCTGGAGCGGGCTGAACAGCGCCACGGTATTGCGCCCGGGTACCGAGAATGGTTGGCCCAGTGTCCCGAGCATCTGGATTGGGCGACAGTCGAGCCGCTTTACCGAAACCGGGGAATCGGCGGATACGGATTTTCCTGGTCGATCCGTACCATGCACCGTGGTGCCGGGAAAATCGTGGCATTGATCGAGGCAGGGGCCAGCCACGATCAGCCGGCCAGCTGGGCGGTGGCCCTGGACGCAGCGTTGACCGTCATACCCTTGTTACTACCGGACGACGCAGTGCTGCGCATGCCTGCGGCCATTGCCAGGATTTGTGCCAGGCATGACGCCCCGCAAGGGTTCACTCTGTTTGCCGATCTGGTGCATCAAGAGTCTGTCACGGAGGGCTACATCACGAACCTGGTCATCGTTGACGAACAAGGAGACGTCGCCGCACGGATCGAGGGCCTGGTGTTCATGACGGTCGATCGCCAGGAGGAACTGGCCTCGCTCAATGAACCCACGGTGTTCATCGAGGAATGGGAGCCATGCCTGCTTCCGCGCCGAGAGGTTGCTGCGCCGCAGTTGGTGCTGATTGGCGATCACAACTCACTTTCTTGCCGTGTCTCGGCTGGACTGGACCGGGCCGCGATCGCACACCGGTTGGTCCAGGACCTGGATGAGATCATCCTGGATGAGCAAGCCACGATCCTGGTTGTCCTGGGAATGCCACCCCAGGATGGCGAGGACTTGGCGACGAGCGTCGAGCGCAATGTCTGGCGCTTGCTGCACAGTGCTCAGGTGGCCGCCCGGCAAGCTGACAGGCTGCCAGCCTTGGGTATGGCATGCGTGACCTTTGGTGTCAGGGCCATGGACGAACGTGCCACGCTGGGGCAGTCGGCACTGTGGGGTGCTTCCAGGATCGTGGCCGGTGAACATCCGGAGCTCTGGTCGGGGCTGATTGACATCGATCCCGGAGCCTTGGATCTCGACAGCACATTCAGCCACTTGCTCGATGCACTGGGGCGGGGGGCTGAAGATGTTATCGCCATCGAGGCCGATGCAGTAGCGGTCTTGCGCCTGAAGGAAGCACCGGTGCAGAAGGCCAGCCTGGAACAGGCCATGCAGTGTTCCGCCGATGCCACCTATGCCATCACCGGAGGCTTGGGAGCACTGGGACTGGAGGCTGCTCAGCATCTGGTCAACCTCGGCGCTCGACGGCTGCTGTTGATCGGCCGACAGGCCTTGCCGGCCCGCGAACACTGGCCTTTGGTACAAGCGCCATCGTTGCGTTCTGCGATCGACCGTGTTCAAACCCTGGAACTGCAGGGCGTCACGGTGATGTCGCTGGCCCTGGATATCGCCGATGAAGAGGCGGTGGCACAAGCACTGTCCGGTTCGGCACTGGGCTTGCCACCCATACGCGGCATCGTTCATGCCGCCGGTGTTTTCAACGGCCAGATGATCCAGCAACTCGAGCGCAAGGTCTTGCAGGAGACGCTCAAAGCCAAGGTGCAGGGAACCCTGGTACTGGAGAAACTGTTCCCACCGGGCAGTTTGGAGTTCCTGGTGCTGTTCTCATCCAGCGGCCAGCTTGCCCGGCTGTCGGGGCAGGCAGCCTATGCCGCGGCCAATGGTTTCATGGATGGTTTTGCCAAATATCGCGGGCAAATCGATGGGCATCGGACCTTGAGCCTCGCCTGGATGGCCTGGGATCGACTGGGCATGTCACGCAATATTGCCGCGACACTCCAGGAGGCTCGAGCCAATGGCCTGGACTTGCTCAGCGTAGCCAACGCCCTGGCAGCCTGGCAGGCCGCCTCTGCCAGCCAGGCGCCTTACGTTGCGGTGTTTCGCCTGCACCGAGGCCAGGAGTCAGGCCCGCCACTTCCGCTACTGAGCAATCTGCTGGATATCCAGGAGAACAATGCTGCGCAACAGATCACAAGCGATCCGTGGGCCCAAGTCCCCAGCGAACAGCTTACCCAGTGGCTGATCGACGATATCCAGGCATTGATCGCTGCGGAGCTGCGCTGTGCACCCACTGACATCTCTCCCCGGCGATCGTTGGTGGAGAAGGGCATGGATTCATTGATCACGGTGGCGCTGCGCATTCGTCTGAAGAAGCGCTATCGAATCGACATACCGCCAACGTTGATTTGGAACCATCCCACGGTGCAGGCCATTGCGCACTACGTACGCGGTCAATTGGGCTAGCGGCGTTCCCCCTCACTCATCGGATACAGCCCGACAGGAGACTTGCATGGACAACGCAGCGGCCAGTTGGACAGCCGTCTACACCTCGATTTCCCGGGCGGCGCACCAGGTGCTGGATCCGCCGCCCCGGGTGATCGACGATCCTGTAGCAGTGGGCTTGGTGGAAGGGTCACGGGCGGAAGAACTCCTGGCGTGCGCCGATGATTTCCGTTCCCCGATCCAGTGCCTGGCCCGTTCCCTGTTCATCATGCGCAGTCGGTTCGCCGAGGATGAGCTGTATGAAGCAGTCAGGGCCGGGGCAGGGCAGTACATCCTGCTTGGGGCAGGCCTGGACACGTTCGCCTATCGGCAACCCGAATGGGCGCGCCAGGTCAGGATCATCGAGGTTGACCACCCGGCCTCCCAGGCGCGCAAGCAGGATTATTTGCGTGGCGCAGGCATAGAGATTGGACAGAACGTCCATTTCTGCCCGCTCGATTTTGAAGCCACCAAGTTGTCCCAAGGGCTTGCAACCTGTGGTTTCGACCCGCAAGTGCCCACCTTCCTCTCCTGGTTGGGGGTTACCCAGTACCTTCAGTTAGCGGCTATCACCAGGACTTTGCTGGATATACAGGCCTTCGCGAGGGGCAGTCGCATGGTGTTCAGCTTCATCGTCGCCGATACCGACCTTGATGGCGTCGATGCACAGGCCGTGCAGTTCTTTTCGCAACTGGCCGCCGCCAGGGGCGAGCCCTGGATGACTCGGTTCGAGCCGGAGCGACTGCAGCAGCGGCTTCTGGATTTGGGGTTTGCCGAGGTCCGGTCCATCGATCCGGGCGAGTTGGAGCGACGTTACTTTGCCGGGCGCGAGGATCAGCTCCGAGCACCGCTGTTTGAACGGCTCATGCGAGTTCGGGTGTAGCTGCTGCGGTTGGGACTCACGGACGGTAGATGCTCTTGAGCGTGGCGATGATCTTCTCCACGTCCGGATTGTCGATGCGGTAATACAAGGTTTGTGATTCGCGGCGGAACGCCACCAAGCCTTCCTCACGCATTTTCGCCAGGTGCTGCGACAGCGCCGACTGGCTCAGCGAGATGCGCTGCAGCAATCCGCCGACGGTAATTTCCCCTTGCTCGATCAACAGGCACAGCACCTGCAAGCGGTATTCGTTGCTGATCGCACGCAGCAGGCTGGCGGCCTTTTGTGCACCTTGGGCGAGGAAGCGTTGGTCATCGTCGAAATGTTCAGAAGTCATGGGGATGGGATGTCGGTCGTCCAGTTAAATTAGTAATTGCTAAATTAGAATAATCTAATATTATGATTCGGGCTTTCGCCGCTGAAAGTGCAATCGGCTCCGCGCCGCATATTATCCCTCAATCAGGAAGGTACACAGTGAATACCCCAACATGGGTCCTGCTGGCATTTGCCGGTTGGACATTATTCATCCTGTTCAGCACCGTTGGCGTTTATCGCTGGTCGAGAATCCTCACGGGACGCGCGACAGTGAGCCAATGGCAGCCAGGCAAGCCCCAGGGGAGCGAGTGGTACCAGCGAGCCATGGGGGCCCACAGGAACTGCATCGAGAACCTGCCGGTCTACGCGGCGATTGTCGTGGCCATCAATGCCTCGCAGGTCGATAGCGGCACCCTGGACAGCCTGGCCCTGG
It contains:
- a CDS encoding class I SAM-dependent methyltransferase, which encodes MDNAAASWTAVYTSISRAAHQVLDPPPRVIDDPVAVGLVEGSRAEELLACADDFRSPIQCLARSLFIMRSRFAEDELYEAVRAGAGQYILLGAGLDTFAYRQPEWARQVRIIEVDHPASQARKQDYLRGAGIEIGQNVHFCPLDFEATKLSQGLATCGFDPQVPTFLSWLGVTQYLQLAAITRTLLDIQAFARGSRMVFSFIVADTDLDGVDAQAVQFFSQLAAARGEPWMTRFEPERLQQRLLDLGFAEVRSIDPGELERRYFAGREDQLRAPLFERLMRVRV
- a CDS encoding GlxA family transcriptional regulator, giving the protein MPCAAILAFDGCYASSATGFADILQVANSHLQRQGSSAHGYQWRFVSLCGGLVTTSNGLAIQTQKIKPRERFDLVFIPSIHYAGSRAFDQLLERERAACTWLVQQWQAGAWIAANCTGTFLLAQSQLLDLRMATTTWWLERQFRERFPRVDLQLRPILTEADRLVCAGAQASYLLQAIRMIERFSGRAISTQTARTMLIDVSQNTQTAFLPLLVEREHGDSLVSQAQHWLQGNMQHEIRMTQLAKALCVSEKTLVRRFKSALEMTPLNYLQNLRLDAARALLELGDQNIDQIAIQVGYLDVSSFSRLFRERMGISPGSYRSRFAMGA
- a CDS encoding TetR/AcrR family transcriptional regulator codes for the protein MAPDDERLLKLLTTAIVNHPRATMKDLAVLAGVSKATLNRHYGTRANLEYQLEAHAKGVLAQITRTAELHSAEPLHALQYLIKEHLTHRDMLALLLFENRPKTPPLENEESYAKDLDAFFLRGQHLGVFRIDISAAAFTELFINLVYGMVDAERRGRAASSRSASTLVQIFLHGSVASAASNLPE
- a CDS encoding acetyl-CoA C-acyltransferase family protein, with the protein product MPQETQEIVVAGAARTAIGSFGGALRDQSACDLATLVVKEAIARAGVSPAQVGQIVLGNVLHTEPRDMYVSRVAGLQAGMDQASTALTLNRLCGSGLQAIVTAANAIRLGECEIAIGGGVETMSRSLYALPAARWGARMGDSQLIDMMTGALTDPFGAGSMGVTAENVAGLYDITRQQQDAFALQSQRKANAAIAAGHFRSQIVPVHISSRKGTVVFDTDEHPKTDASLESLAALRPAFRKEGSVTAGNSSGINDGAAACVLMTAAAAQRHDVQPLARMLGYAVSGVDPAVMGTGPIPAVRQVLQRTGLSLDSFDVIESNEAFAAQALGVCQGLGLDPARTNPNGGAIALGHPLGASGTILAVKCIYELQRIQGRYGLVTMCIGGGQGIAVVFERI
- a CDS encoding transcriptional regulator, which codes for MSRRLLCTALFTAGLCFAAQAQEPLPSVQEVMSENKEKIKNQIEALNYKRKRMVEANMELDSEQAEAFWPIYTRYRNEMDGLNKDSFQLLVEYARAYGSGAVSNEEAAGMIKTYKALHEKQQKVLYRYIDEVAQQMSPKIAMRFLQIEAQLDAAEVLQTGQQVPLLK
- a CDS encoding MAPEG family protein, producing the protein MNTPTWVLLAFAGWTLFILFSTVGVYRWSRILTGRATVSQWQPGKPQGSEWYQRAMGAHRNCIENLPVYAAIVVAINASQVDSGTLDSLALVLLAARIAQSLVHICVPQSDTIATLRFVFFFIQILAMAWMGITVAIAS
- a CDS encoding ArsR/SmtB family transcription factor, with product MTSEHFDDDQRFLAQGAQKAASLLRAISNEYRLQVLCLLIEQGEITVGGLLQRISLSQSALSQHLAKMREEGLVAFRRESQTLYYRIDNPDVEKIIATLKSIYRP
- a CDS encoding type I polyketide synthase — encoded protein: MEDNKCSTVGPDNTVNHEPIAIIGMSCRLAPQLSSLEHYWEFLVQERCAVREIPNGRWDDYESSSPQVAATLRKATRLGCFMEHIDRFDPEFFGISPREAESLDPQQRMILELTWEALEHSGIRPSTIRGSETGVFAAGNSFDYGHRMFSDLCHIEPWALNGGMLFGIANRVSYLFDLHGPSLVVDTACAGSLTAVHLACQSLLDQSTPLAVVAGINLMSFPGMTLALDAMGATAADGHCKSFDNAANGYGRGEGAGVLILKRYSDAVRDQDRVLALIRGSGVFQDGRTAGMMAPNGEAQELMLRQVYRQAGIACESVQYVEAHGTGTRLGDKAELTAIARVFGAGRRPENRCLVGSVKPNIGHLEAGAGMAGLIKTVLALDHGQIPRSLYDTLTGEIDWEDSGLQIVSRLQDWPVSQGPRRAGVSCFGVGGTIAHVIVEAPPTASQASSTAVCPGDLLFPLSGHSQESLKHNAARLADWLQAHPEVALEDVGYSLSRRRDHLQHRGTVVAATRPELIETLRAAAQGSDSERWYPGPGNQAEGLGPVFVFSGHGAQWNGMCRELLESEPIFAAELDALAAIFIDELGYSPRQALEQGDFSSIERTQAMTFAIQVALAALWRSKGVEPQAVIGYSIGEIAASVVAGALDKQSAARFACRRAAIYQRLSGQGAMLLVDLPFAQAKERLAASVKVVAAIAASPSSTVISGDAMEVERIAGEWAEAGIVPRRVATDVAFHSPHIDRVVADIRQAASELRCQPPRLPMYNSTLLDSRAEAVRDAAFWAANSRDPVLFEQAVTAALEDGYTRFLEVSSKPIVSHSLRETADLRGDEEVLICPTLREGRAERREILGSLARLHGQGTSVAWERQYPQGVLLDVPGMGWNHRRYWTRAQPVRSSIGKGHDALQHSLLGSHERIHSAPVSDVWRTRLDFDSRPYPGSHPICDVEILPAAVLLNTFMQAGVVNACLPSLNNVVLRTPVAVEGSRDVQIVRQGKEIRLSSRLDDGSAPTQQERELDWVTHTTATLERAEQRHGIAPGYREWLAQCPEHLDWATVEPLYRNRGIGGYGFSWSIRTMHRGAGKIVALIEAGASHDQPASWAVALDAALTVIPLLLPDDAVLRMPAAIARICARHDAPQGFTLFADLVHQESVTEGYITNLVIVDEQGDVAARIEGLVFMTVDRQEELASLNEPTVFIEEWEPCLLPRREVAAPQLVLIGDHNSLSCRVSAGLDRAAIAHRLVQDLDEIILDEQATILVVLGMPPQDGEDLATSVERNVWRLLHSAQVAARQADRLPALGMACVTFGVRAMDERATLGQSALWGASRIVAGEHPELWSGLIDIDPGALDLDSTFSHLLDALGRGAEDVIAIEADAVAVLRLKEAPVQKASLEQAMQCSADATYAITGGLGALGLEAAQHLVNLGARRLLLIGRQALPAREHWPLVQAPSLRSAIDRVQTLELQGVTVMSLALDIADEEAVAQALSGSALGLPPIRGIVHAAGVFNGQMIQQLERKVLQETLKAKVQGTLVLEKLFPPGSLEFLVLFSSSGQLARLSGQAAYAAANGFMDGFAKYRGQIDGHRTLSLAWMAWDRLGMSRNIAATLQEARANGLDLLSVANALAAWQAASASQAPYVAVFRLHRGQESGPPLPLLSNLLDIQENNAAQQITSDPWAQVPSEQLTQWLIDDIQALIAAELRCAPTDISPRRSLVEKGMDSLITVALRIRLKKRYRIDIPPTLIWNHPTVQAIAHYVRGQLG